The sequence below is a genomic window from Cucumis melo cultivar AY chromosome 5, USDA_Cmelo_AY_1.0, whole genome shotgun sequence.
aaaaatattgaaaaagaacgtcgtagttaaataaattaatgcaaattattttatgaaaactagGATGATTCGgtaaattaaacatataaaatttctgtattggatttagaatataattaaaaaaaattacttgaTCGTAGCTACCtaaaaaaaggttgaaaatgaaccttgtgattaaagaaattaagacaaattgttttacgaaaacTAGAACAATtcgaaaaattaaaatatataaaatttgtgtattgaatttagaatatgatttaaaaagaaaaaaattattcgcaCGTAACTACTTAAAAAGCGTTGAAAATAAACAtcgtatttaaagaaattaaggcAAGTTGTTTCACAACAACTAATAacgatttggtaaattaaatatacgaaatttgtgtatcagatttataatataaattaaataaataaataaatatttatataaattccATAACTCTTCTGTTTGTCATAGAttatttgagagagaaaaagaaaaaaaagaaagatatgcGAGAGAGTCCTTACTGCATCAGTGTTGCCGGTGGTCACGGTGGGCGACGACACTGGACCGCAGGGTTGTGTGTCCTGCAAcatttaatgaagaagatatTTGAattattcttctcttttttttactgtctaaactaatatatatatatatatatatatatatatagaaagctAAGAATTTGTTATTTAACCCTAACCCATCATACAAATACGAGTTTGGATTTcgaatccaaaaaaaaaaaaaaaaaaaactttctagCAGTGTAGCACAGCATAATTCTCTTATACATGCATTATTGTAGTGACCAACAATGGATGCCAGTTGCTAGGTACAATTTTCTTCAAACAAACACATTTTTTAAAGTCATGTGCATGCCACACTTTCAAGTTACAAGTTACAACCatcaaattataatttatattgaaAACAAAAGATATCAAAACATTATTTGTACTTGATAGACATATCACTGTTGAGGTAATTTCTCTCAccttagttattgagacaatggTGACATTATTGCTGCAATGATTGCagttataataataacaacgaTAATAACGATCAAGATCTTCGTAACTACTTATGGCTATGAAAAATGACCCATTTGACATGGCCTATAAATAAAGCCACACCCCCAACATACATCTCCAAGATATACTACTTTGTATTTATGACTTTAATTCTCATGGCTATGCCAATTTTTAAAATCCCTATTCTCTTACTTTTCCTCCTTACATCCATCCCTTCCATCTCCTCTCATCCATTCGATCCTCTATCTCCGCTTGAGATTCAAATCGTCACCTCCACAGTCAAATCCAAATTCACCAACATTGCTCAACGTCTCACTTTTCATTACGTCGGTATCGAAGATCCGAACAAACCTGCCGTTCTGTCATGGGTAGCGAATCCCCGTTCCCCGCCTCTACCACGTCAAGCCTTTGTTGTGGTACGAGCAAACAAGCAGACCCACGAGTTCATCGTGAGTCTAGCCAATGGCAAAGGGTCGATTGTATCGGAGCATGTGTACCAAGGCAACGGTTATCCAACACTAACACttgaagaacaagaagaagccATTGAGGTTTCACtcaaacatcaaccctttataTCCTCCATTGAGAAAAGAGGGTTAAATATTTCGGATGTTGTGGGCTCTGTATTTTCAATTGGGTGGTTTGGAGAGGCCCAAAGTGAGACGAAAAGGATTGTGAaggttttgtttttttacaaGGAATCAACTGTGAATGTTTGGTTGAGGCCAATTGAAGGGATTGAAACGACGGTGGATCTTGATGATATGGTGTTGACGGAACTTAAAGATATTCATGTTTCTGTTATGCCATCGAGTGAGGGCACAGAGTATCAAGCTTCGACTATGCGGCCGCCATTCGTGGCGGAGACTAAGCCCATTCTTGTTAATCAGCCGCATGGTCCTAGCTTTGTGGTTAGAGGACACACTGTCAGGTTTGTTTGAGGAAAAAGTGGCTTTAATTAGTAACATTTAAgacttaaaaaaaaacatgacatTTAAACTATGAATTGGTATCTTAAGAGTTCCTCGACCCTACAACTACAAAACATTAATTTTATATGTTACGAGCTTCTTATAACGTAGGCTTTAGAAGTTTACAATTTCACTCCGTATCTCAAATGTTGAGCCCATCTTCTAATACTAGCAAAATGAACTAAAAGCATAGTTATATATCAAAGTAGGTTGATGAAAGTTTGATTCCTTAACAGTTGGGCGAACTGGGATTTTCACCTAAGCTTCGACATGCGAGTGGGAGTCGTAATATCAACAGCTTCAATATACGACATCGACCAACAGAAAAACCGACAAGTTCTATACCGAGGCCAGATCTCGGAGCTGTTCGTACCGTACCAAGATCCAACAGAGGAGTGGTATTATCGGACGTTTATGGACGCTGGAGAATTCGGGATGGGGTCGTCAGCGGTGGCGCTCGAGCCCCACCACGACTGTCCTTCTAACGCCGTATTTTTCGACGCCTTCCACGCCGGCCAAGACGGAACGCCGGTGAAGTTGGAGAATGCGTATTGTATGTTTGAAAAATATGCCGGAGATATTGCTTGGCGCCACACCGAGGCCGTAATTCCGGGAAAATTGGTAATCTTAAActtcaaggaaaaaaaaaaaaacgattttaaaagttggtgtataatttgatatatatatttgaaatgcAGATAAGAGAAGTGAGAAGGGAAGTGAGCTTGGTGATAAGAACGATAACGGTAATTGGGAATTACGATTACATATTGGATTGGGAGCTCAAAAAATGTGGCACTATCAAGCTTTCGGTAATACCGACACATTACAAATTTTACTTTCTTAAAAGTTTAGGGTTTCCAATTATCTCATAAGaaaaaactttttctttttcttaattcttTGACAGGTGAGTTTAACAGGAATCATGGAAGGAAAAACGACAACATATAAGCACGAAAGTGAGGTAAAGGAGGAAATATATGGCCTACTAGTAGCCCCCAACACAATTGGCATAAACCACGACCATTTCATCACATATTATCTAGATCTCGACATCGACGGTCAGGAAAATTCCTTTCACAAACTTAAATTGAAGAGTTTCAAAACCGATGGCTCAACGCCGAGAAAGAGCTACTGGTCGGTGGTGTCGGAAGAGGTAAAGAAGGAACTCGACGCTAGACTCCGACCAACTGAGCCCGTGGAGTTGCACATTGTGAACCCAAATAAGAAAACTGCAGTAGGAAACAAAGTCGGGTAAGTTAAATCTTTGACAAGTGAGATAGAAAGTTGTCTTGTATTACCTCAAACTTCTGgttgaaatttgttttaaaCAGGTATCGTTTAATTCCGGGGCCAATGGCTATTCCACTCCTATCAGAAGATGATTATCCACAAATAAGAGGATCGCTCTGTGATTATGATATATGGGTTACACCTTTCAATAAATCTGAGAAATGGGCAGGTGGTATGTACGTCGATCGTGGTCATGGTGACAAGACCATTACTCATATAACACAACAGTACGTATCAAATTATTTTCTTTACTAAAGtttgaaaatcaatatatatatatatatattaacctAGCTAATATTGtgtatataattttattttgggcGTGGACAGGAATAGGGATATTAACAACAAGGATATTGTGCTATGGCACACAATAGGGTTCCATCATCATCCAAGTCAAGATGAATTTCCAATAATGCCCACCCTCACCGGAGGCTTTGAACTTCGACCTACTAATTTCTTTGATAGAAATCCAATTCTCAAAATGAGATCCCCATAAGTATTAAGTTATCTTTATAAAACCTCAAAACGACATAATATTCATGTACGACGACTTTTGTGTTTCGAGGAATTCTAGCTCCCCTTTTCTTTTGCTATAATAAATTCTCTCTATTgttgaagataattaattaacatCAAATAAGTATTAATTAATTGTCTCTAACATTCATGGGTTTTATTTATTAAGAAATAGgtgttatattttctaaaaagtaTTGCAATGACTAGTGTAATGTTTTGAACACCTAAGATTTGGATCAGGATTTGAAATTCGCATTTGATATTTGATGGATTCGATATTTCTCCTACATTTTATGCTACTCGACTTTGTTATCCTTGCTTGTTTTGAAAGTTTTTAAGAATGAAAGTTGTCTTTACAAACCAACACAAGTATTTGAGTATGTTTTGTCATCACTTACATACATTCAAGAGGtcaatcaaattaaaataggatttcaataaaaatttaataactttgaatttcttaTAATTGagccacaaaaaaaaaaaaaaatacacttGTTGGCATAGGTAGCaactttcaattattttaaatttttcttaacCATATTTTCATATATCATTAGGAACCCTCCTATTGAATGTGATCTTAAGTTCATTCATGTTATCCTCCTAAAGTCAAGGTGTATGTTACAAGAAGAATTAATCTTATTTTATAATATGAAAGAGAAATGACTTTAACAAGTTTTATGCTTAAATGATTAAAATTGTACTATTCAACCATCattaattagattaattaaaaatgtataagaaaaaaaaggaaatcgACAAGCATACATATACAGGGTTCACTAATAGAGTATTAACAACAACGTCCACGAGTCGAGTGAAATCAATTTTATTAGGGTGTTTATTAATTATCGCACTTCTCTAAAGCGTTAAATTATAATCACAAATactattaaaaattaaatagcaAGATCCAGTACTTAGTTGTTTGTGACACCAATTATATTGGATTCAAGACCTAACAACACTCATATTAGTTATATTTAGATTCCTAGACATATGCAAAGGTctaatataataataacaactaaCACCATTAACCGGAGGGTCAAGCATTTTAGGTCAAATTAACATGCATTCCTCTAAAGAACTGATAAATGTTTTCGTTAAAGATAACTCACAACATGACAAAGCAAAGCAGTGAGCTGCTGCCATCCTATAACTGAGATGAATTGTCTGAAATTTATATTGCCCATCCTATAAGCTGCTGCCATCTGTTGTTGAACAAAAATGGGTGCATTATTTataattctttatttttattacttCAAAAATAGGGATTTATCTTTGTATAAGAAAGTACGTACATTGGCTGTCAATTCAATATAGAGAAAATCAGGGAAAGCTTATCCTAAAACTGTCCTTTCTTCTGAAATCTCCACtgttttgaaaagaaagaaatgaaagaaaacgtgAAAAATGAAAGGAAGTGTTGAGTTAGTAATAATAATTCATGAGATTTTCAAAGGAAGAGAGATATAGGAGATATTGTATCATGGAAAGGATATCATGCACATGTGAGAAGATTAAGTACCATACTTTTATTTGCTCTTGTCtttattaataatttgtttGTTCGTTCGTTGTTGTCCTTTTAATTGCAAATTcttgttttaaaaatatctttaaaagATGAGTTTGGTCCTAATTTCAATGGATTGAGTGGACTATAATATAGCTTATAATATGTTCAAAGCTGAAAAGAAGTTGTTAACATATAATCAACTAtagtattattatttcatatctttctttgttttttgaGAAGAGAAGTAGAGGTCGAGAAATCAGCAGAAGCATTCGAACATCTCAATTAGGTTGACACCTCATTTATGCTCCATCATGCCTCTGTCCAAAAGATGCATAAATCAGAGAAAAAAAGATGCAGAAACGCAAGATGTGCCAAAAGTTCGAAAACAAGAAACATAGATAAGAGGCTAGAGGAAAGTCTTCCAATTGAAAGTTATGTAATTATTTCCGTTATAATTACAAAAGAGATTAGATTTAGTATTATTGTTACCGTgcttattatatttttatactatGATTTTACATTTTTGATTTGGAATTCAAGACTAGCGGTTCTATCAAATTTAAGGTGtatgtataaaatattaaattgttaccaatttgaaaatagaagaagtaaattggtattttttttttattaacttcATCATGATAACAAGTATATTTTTAACCAAAAAAATTGACTATAGATAAGATTGGTCaataattttaagatttatatCTAACTATATTAGTATATATATGAGCTTTATatttttctgaaaaaaaaaagaagaacatacaaaaaaataaaaaacttatcTAATGTTcaaagtatttttaaaaatactttatgaacattaaaaataaaatgttcaTTTTTAATGTTCAAACAcacatttaaaaataaaatacctATCCActctaattttattaaaaattgaCTTTAGAAAAAtgtcctctctctctcttcttttcttctaaacactataatattgattattagtaataataattaataaaaccTTTTAAAAATTATGCATGAGATCAACATTACCTAATTATACCTACAATGATCATTCTTAAAAATAATAACTTTATAAACCAATTGTTATGTGTATTAAATAAATCTTAAAAGTATATGAACTAATTCCTTAATAGTTTTCCTAAAAAATTTCTTATTTATACATTAaaaataagttttctttttctctctccttcCTCTTCCACTTTCAATTCTAATCTTATTAAATAACTAAGTTAGCGATAAACATCCATTAAAACCTATTTATTTTGCCTCCATTGTTGGATGTTGAGACTAATTAGGGTAAATTCAAGTTTTTTTGATTGACTTCCAGGTTGGTTTAACAGGCAATTCTAGAAGGGAAGGCCACAATCTACACTCACACAAAGGATATCAGAGAAGACATATATATTTGGCACTCTATTAGCACCAAACATATAGTGCGTGTAAACCATGACCATTTTCTCACTTACTATTTGGATCTCGACGTAGACGGTCAGCAAAACTCATTCGAAGAAGAAAAGGGGGACGGTGACACTCCGAGGAAGAGCTATTGGAGTACTATGATAGTGAAGGAGACAACCAAAACAGAACTCGACGCCAGAATCCGCCTGACGGAGCCAGCTGAGTATTTGAATGTCAACCAAATTAAAGATACTGAAATTGGCAACCAAGTTGGATACTGACTGATTCCTGGGCCTGATGCTCTGTCGTTGCTATTAGCAGATGATTAACCGTAGATTCGAGAGGCCTTGTCAGATTATAATATTTGGGTTAGTCCGTATAATAGATCTGAGATTTGGGCTGGTGGACACATTGAAAGTTTGGACTGATAGGTAAAATTTacatacaaataaataaaaaacaaattcaaTCAAACCTTCCAATTAATCTCTTCTGTTTAGAGGTTACCTCTTTGAAACCCTTTTCATACTAGGAATGATATGTATATAACCCTAACGTGATCATGATAACAAAACGTATACCAAGGGATGCCATGTGTCCCCTAATTAACACAATGACCAGCCCTATTATTTTTTGTAATCGTGTTCTATCGAATTTGATCATCCCTAACGTAGTACTGTAGAAAAGATGTGACTTAATCAAAATgttaaatttcatattttaattttgagaagTGGTGGGTCATAAATCACATAGGTCCTTCTGGGTTTGTTTCACTGTATGCAGCAGTAAGCTAATATTTTCTGGgtttgtttaattattttaattttttaaagttttaggaatatataatatattcaaGAGGAACTTCCATTAATCCCCACCCCTGAATTTCTTCGACCGGCGTCCCATATTACGAATGAGGGCTCCGGAGGTTGTCAAGGCTCTGTCGCCATGCAACGCCACCGTTCCCTAATCGCAAAGGTACAAAAAGAGAAGTGCATTTAGCATCACAAATGTGGCTGTAGTTTAGTGGTGAGAATTCCACGTTGTGGCCGTGGAGACCTGGGCTCGAATCCCAGCAGCcacaaaacaaatatttttgtCC
It includes:
- the LOC103491401 gene encoding primary amine oxidase-like; the encoded protein is MTLILMAMPIFKIPILLLFLLTSIPSISSHPFDPLSPLEIQIVTSTVKSKFTNIAQRLTFHYVGIEDPNKPAVLSWVANPRSPPLPRQAFVVVRANKQTHEFIVSLANGKGSIVSEHVYQGNGYPTLTLEEQEEAIEVSLKHQPFISSIEKRGLNISDVVGSVFSIGWFGEAQSETKRIVKVLFFYKESTVNVWLRPIEGIETTVDLDDMVLTELKDIHVSVMPSSEGTEYQASTMRPPFVAETKPILVNQPHGPSFVVRGHTVSWANWDFHLSFDMRVGVVISTASIYDIDQQKNRQVLYRGQISELFVPYQDPTEEWYYRTFMDAGEFGMGSSAVALEPHHDCPSNAVFFDAFHAGQDGTPVKLENAYCMFEKYAGDIAWRHTEAVIPGKLIREVRREVSLVIRTITVIGNYDYILDWELKKCGTIKLSVSLTGIMEGKTTTYKHESEVKEEIYGLLVAPNTIGINHDHFITYYLDLDIDGQENSFHKLKLKSFKTDGSTPRKSYWSVVSEEVKKELDARLRPTEPVELHIVNPNKKTAVGNKVGYRLIPGPMAIPLLSEDDYPQIRGSLCDYDIWVTPFNKSEKWAGGMYVDRGHGDKTITHITQQNRDINNKDIVLWHTIGFHHHPSQDEFPIMPTLTGGFELRPTNFFDRNPILKMRSP